The following are encoded in a window of Dysidea avara chromosome 4, odDysAvar1.4, whole genome shotgun sequence genomic DNA:
- the LOC136252979 gene encoding RING finger protein nhl-1-like isoform X1, whose translation MAAVPYVHETEIGETSRRSSAHHNNVKTMLRDYTKIKAQNCQLITQFGEKKFQYPWDITTTTNDDVVVVEREYNTVVILDKDMNLVTTFGQESEDSKLNNPIGVAVGHNIIAVSEFYEHVVKKFTLQGYYLSKFGSYGSENGQFNNPQGLAFNSKGLLYVVNYSNCRVQVFDSSNRFLFKFGSKGSNPGQLQVPRCIALDSSDQVYVTDCDISSGGVIVFSEDGHFINKINCNTPYAICLSPDNCIITSDGHVITVFSPTHQLITKFGTTGSQRGQFDCIYGVAVNSVGTIFVTENNNHRLQLITT comes from the coding sequence TGTGAAAACAATGTTAAGAGACTACACCAAAATTAAAGCACAAAATTGTCAACTGATCACACAATTTGGAGAAAAGAAATTTCAGTATCCTTGGGATATTACCACCACCACTAATGATGATGTTGTAGTGGTAGAGAGAGAATATAATACTGTGGTAATACTAGACAAAGATATGAATCTGGTCACAACGTTTGGTCAAGAAAGTGAAGATAGTAAACTGAACAATCCTATAGGTGTAGCTGTAGGTCACAATATAATAGCAGTCAGTGAGTTCTATGAGCATGTCGTGAAGAAGTTTACTCTACAAGGATACTACCTATCAAAGTTTGGCTCCTATGGCAGTGAAAATGGCCAATTCAATAATCCTCAAGGACTAGCATTTAATAGTAAAGGTTTACTATATGTGGTAAACTATAGTAACTGTAGAGTTCAGGTATTTGATAGTAGTAACAGATTTCTATTCAAATTTGGCTCCAAAGGATCTAATCCAGGGCAACTTCAGGTTCCACGTTGTATTGCCTTGGACAGTAGTGACCAAGTGTATGTGACTGACTGTGATATTAGTAGTGGAGGAGTTATTGTGTTTAGTGAAGATGGTCACTTTATTAACAAGATCAATTGTAATACTCCATATGCCATTTGTCTTTCTCCCGATAATTGTATAATAACTAGCGATGGTCACGTCATCACAGTATTCAGCCCCACCCACCAGTTGATTACTAAGTTTGGAACAACAGGAAGCCAAAGAGGACAATTCGACTGCATCTATGGTGTAGCAGTCAACAGTGTTGGTACTATCTTTGTTACAGAGAATAACAATCACCGTCTTCAACTTATTACCACTTGA